The Calypte anna isolate BGI_N300 chromosome 2, bCalAnn1_v1.p, whole genome shotgun sequence genome includes a window with the following:
- the LOC103527522 gene encoding Sjoegren syndrome nuclear autoantigen 1 homolog — protein MTQQGAALQGYNNELVKCIEDLCMQKEQLNKQIQQAEEEKSRLQHEIQTLNEQLECVCENLAQKVASRNELDKILAETEAAYMKILDSSRTLLSVLKKEVGSLKHSPELKTNVT, from the coding sequence ATGactcagcagggagctgctcttcAGGGTTACAATAATGAACTAGTGAAATGCATTGAAGACCTGTGTATGCAAAAGGAACAGTTGAACAAACAAATCCaacaagcagaagaggaaaaaagcagactTCAGCATGAAATCCAAACCCTGAATGAACAACTGGAGTGTGTTTGTGAAAACCTGGCCCAAAAGGTAGCTTCAAGGAATGAGCTTGATAAAATTCTAGCTGAAACTGAAGCTGCTTACATGAAGATTTTGGATAGTTCTAGAACTTTGCTTAGTGTCCTGAAGAAGGAAGTAGGAAGTTTAAAGCATTCACCAGAACTGAAAACCAACGTCACGTGA